The genome window TGGTAATCCTTGTACTTTTTGGTGCGCTACTCTGTGCGCCCCACCAGTGCTTGGAGTGTCCATCAGGCTGCCAATGCTTTGCTGGCACGCACACAGTGAAATGCGTTTCCAAGGACCTTCGCGCCATACCACAATATATTCCAGGATACACAAGGAATGTGATCATCACAGGACACAATATATTCAGAATTGGATCAGAGACATTTCAAGAACTGAAAAATGTCACTACCATAATTTTGAGCAACAATAGGTGAGTAAATATTCTCATCAAAGAGAATTGTGTTCTGATGTTTCACTACAGACCAGGggtcaatcccaggctgtgtcacagccagccatgacctggagacccatgaggtggcacacaattggcccagcgtcgtccgggttaggggagggtttggccggctgggatgtccttgtcccaacgcgctctagtgactccttgtggggGTCCGGGCGTCTGCAAGCTGACACTGGttgccagttgtacagtgtttcctccgacacattggtgcggctggcttccgggttaagcgagcagtctgtcaagaagcagtacggcttggcagggtcgtgttttggaggatgcatggctctcgaccttcgcctctcccgagtccgaaCAGGAGTTTCAGAAATGGGACAAGACTATAACTactaattggatatcacaaaattggggagaaatagcagggggaaaaaatatatgaataaaaTTAAGAAAATTGTGTTCTTGCCGTTGCAGAGATTCAACATTTTCAACCATTGAGACATATGCATATTTACTAGCCTATACATTTCTGAAGATTTGAGTTATGATTCTAAACTACAATAAAAGTATTATTCCATGTTCTCCTGAATGCCATCACACCAACTTAAGAAATATTTAAATACACTATTTGAGCATGACAATAATTCAGCAAACATTACTTCCGAGTCCAATATGCGTTTTGGGGACTGTAAACATGGTCCATCTGTCTTCCCAGGATCACAGAGGTTGCGTCCCACAGCTTCTCTACCCTTTCCTACCTGCGCTCCCTGGACATGAGCTGCAACCATCTGACTCTCATCCACCCTGAAGCCCTCAACATCCCAGGGAGTCCTCTAAAGGAGCTCAACCTTAGCCGTTCCCTCTATAACTACACCTCACTGAGTGATCTCACCACCGCACTGCGCTGGGGAGGCCTAGGAGGGTTGCTCAGCCTAGACCTCTCCGGGAACCGCCTGGTCTTCCTACCCCCAGGGATGTTCTCCCACCTCCCCAGCCTGCAGCACCTCTTCCTTGGTAACAACTCCCTAGCATCGGTCTACAACGGCACCTTCTTTGGCCTGCGCCGCCTGGAGCTGCTTGACTTGACCCGCAACTCTTTCAGGGCGTTCCGAGGTGATGCTCTGGGGGAGCTGGAAAGGCTGGGGCAAGCCCCCCGCATCCTGCTGAGCCACAACCCCTATGTCTGCACATGTGAGATCCAAGACTTTGCTGTGTGGCTTAAGAGCTCCTGGGCTCAGGTGGGGGATGCAGAGGCCCTGACCTGCGCCTCACCCTGGGAGTTTCAGGACAGGCCCCTGCGAGAGCTCGGGGTCCAGGTTATCGGATGCCATGCCACTTCACCACCTCTGGTCGGAATCAGAGACGAGGTGGGCGACCTCTCCCTGCAGACCTCCTACGTCCTCCTAGGTCTGGTGCTGGGCTTTGTGGGCATGGTCTTCCTCTTTGTGCTCTACCTCAACCGTCAAGGTATTAAAAAGTGGGTGGTGGAGACGCGAGATGCCTGCCATGAAGTGTTGGAGGGGTATCACCACCGCTATGAGATCGACACTGACCCCCGCCGGGAATACCTCTCAAAAGACGTCAGAGTCGAAGAGAAGCCACCGACAAACGGTAGTTTTGGACAGGCTCCCTCAGATAACCGCTTATCACAGCTACCCACTGACACCTGTTTAGTTCAGATCCCCTCAGACACACAGCTCAAACCAGGCTCCATCTCGGTGGATTTGTAATTCCTCATTTCCTGGAATGGAACTGGACTGGAGTGAACTTGCattcagggttgggtaggttactttctaaatgtaatctgttagttactagttacctgtcaaattgtaatcagtaacgtaacttttggattacccaaactctaATGTAAATTGGTTTACTTTCCCCTTATTAGACAAAAATgatccatacacacacatttggtgtgtcatcatagtggtctctgacttgtggtcagacttgctCTGGTGGAACTAATTTAAACCTGTTCTTGTATCAATGCTGAAt of Salvelinus alpinus chromosome 4, SLU_Salpinus.1, whole genome shotgun sequence contains these proteins:
- the LOC139573936 gene encoding trophoblast glycoprotein-like, translated to MHNLVILVLFGALLCAPHQCLECPSGCQCFAGTHTVKCVSKDLRAIPQYIPGYTRNVIITGHNIFRIGSETFQELKNVTTIILSNNRITEVASHSFSTLSYLRSLDMSCNHLTLIHPEALNIPGSPLKELNLSRSLYNYTSLSDLTTALRWGGLGGLLSLDLSGNRLVFLPPGMFSHLPSLQHLFLGNNSLASVYNGTFFGLRRLELLDLTRNSFRAFRGDALGELERLGQAPRILLSHNPYVCTCEIQDFAVWLKSSWAQVGDAEALTCASPWEFQDRPLRELGVQVIGCHATSPPLVGIRDEVGDLSLQTSYVLLGLVLGFVGMVFLFVLYLNRQGIKKWVVETRDACHEVLEGYHHRYEIDTDPRREYLSKDVRVEEKPPTNGSFGQAPSDNRLSQLPTDTCLVQIPSDTQLKPGSISVDL